A DNA window from Paraclostridium bifermentans contains the following coding sequences:
- the dnaJ gene encoding molecular chaperone DnaJ: protein MAKRDYYEVLGVDKGADAQTLKKAYRKLAMKYHPDRNPDDKEAEAKFKEVNEAYEVLSDDTKRSNYDQFGHDGVNGGFGGQGGFGGFNGGAGGFEDIFGDIFGDMFGGGFGGGRPRRRGPERGADIKQTVTITFEEAAFGVKKSIKINRTEECSECHGSGAKDGTSKKTCPTCNGSGEVRTAQRTPFGNIMSTRTCSTCNGEGEVLESPCPKCSGNGKIRKTKTIEVDIPAGIDNDQIIKLSGQGDLGSKGGPRGDLYIIVNVKPHTLFTRDGYDVYFELPITFVQAALGDEIEVPTLDGKVMYNVPAGTQTGTVFRLREKGISKMRGNARGDQYVKVTVEIPKKLNDNQKELLKAFAESCGDEVHEKKKTFGQKIEDFFKGK from the coding sequence GTGGCTAAAAGAGACTATTATGAAGTATTAGGTGTCGACAAAGGTGCTGATGCACAAACGTTAAAAAAAGCATACAGAAAACTTGCAATGAAATATCATCCAGATAGAAACCCAGATGATAAAGAAGCAGAAGCAAAGTTTAAAGAAGTAAACGAAGCATATGAAGTATTATCAGATGATACAAAGAGATCTAATTATGATCAATTTGGTCATGATGGTGTAAACGGAGGCTTCGGAGGACAAGGCGGATTTGGAGGCTTTAACGGTGGAGCTGGAGGCTTTGAAGATATATTCGGAGATATATTTGGTGATATGTTCGGAGGCGGTTTTGGCGGAGGAAGACCTAGAAGAAGAGGTCCTGAACGTGGAGCTGACATAAAACAAACTGTAACTATCACATTTGAAGAAGCTGCATTTGGAGTTAAAAAATCTATAAAGATAAATAGAACTGAAGAGTGTAGTGAATGTCACGGAAGCGGCGCAAAAGATGGAACATCTAAAAAAACTTGTCCAACATGTAACGGTTCTGGAGAGGTTAGAACAGCTCAAAGAACACCATTTGGAAATATAATGAGTACTAGAACTTGTTCTACATGTAACGGAGAAGGAGAAGTTTTAGAATCACCATGTCCTAAATGTAGTGGAAATGGAAAGATTAGAAAAACTAAAACTATAGAAGTTGATATACCAGCAGGTATAGATAATGATCAAATAATTAAGTTAAGTGGTCAAGGTGACTTAGGATCAAAAGGTGGACCTAGGGGAGACTTATATATAATAGTAAATGTTAAGCCTCATACATTATTTACAAGAGATGGATATGATGTATACTTTGAATTACCTATAACATTTGTTCAAGCTGCACTTGGAGACGAAATAGAAGTTCCTACTTTAGATGGTAAAGTAATGTATAATGTTCCAGCAGGAACTCAAACAGGAACAGTATTTAGATTAAGAGAAAAAGGTATATCAAAAATGAGAGGGAATGCAAGAGGTGATCAATATGTTAAGGTTACAGTTGAAATTCCTAAAAAATTAAATGATAATCAAAAAGAACTTCTAAAAGCATTTGCGGAGTCTTGTGGAGATGAAGTTCATGAAAAAAAGAAGACTTTCGGACAAAAGATAGAAGACTTTTTTAAAGGAAAATAA
- the grpE gene encoding nucleotide exchange factor GrpE, translating to MENNIQEELQEDIKDNASEEVEEVIEEAIEEATEAKEVDEADEKDSKIEELTDTLQRLQAEYANYRRRTQQEKETMGVFANEKILNELIPVMDNMERAMDACTDKEDNMYKGIDMVQKQLKATFEKFGLEEIEAEGQEFDPNLHLAVMQESVDGTPANQVVMVLQKGYKLSTKVLRPSMVKVSC from the coding sequence TTGGAAAACAATATACAAGAAGAATTACAAGAAGATATAAAAGATAATGCATCAGAGGAAGTAGAAGAAGTTATCGAAGAAGCTATAGAAGAGGCTACTGAAGCTAAAGAAGTAGATGAAGCTGATGAGAAGGATAGCAAGATAGAAGAACTTACAGATACTCTTCAAAGACTTCAAGCAGAGTACGCAAACTATAGAAGAAGAACTCAACAAGAGAAAGAAACTATGGGTGTATTTGCTAATGAAAAAATATTAAATGAATTAATACCTGTTATGGATAACATGGAAAGAGCTATGGATGCTTGTACAGATAAAGAAGATAACATGTATAAAGGCATAGATATGGTGCAAAAACAATTAAAAGCTACATTTGAAAAATTCGGACTAGAAGAAATAGAAGCTGAAGGTCAAGAATTTGATCCAAACCTACACTTAGCAGTTATGCAAGAATCAGTAGATGGAACACCAGCAAACCAAGTGGTTATGGTTTTACAAAAAGGGTATAAATTAAGTACAAAGGTGCTAAGACCATCAATGGTTAAAGTATCTTGCTAA
- a CDS encoding YdbC family protein, with amino-acid sequence MAGIKFDIQENFGVISETSNGWRKELNLVSWNDRAPKFDIRDWDSNHDKMGKGLTLSTDELRELKRILNEIDL; translated from the coding sequence ATGGCAGGTATAAAATTTGATATACAAGAAAACTTTGGTGTTATTTCGGAAACTTCAAATGGATGGAGAAAAGAATTAAATTTAGTAAGTTGGAATGATAGAGCACCTAAATTTGATATAAGAGATTGGGATTCGAATCATGATAAAATGGGAAAAGGGTTAACTTTAAGTACAGATGAATTAAGAGAACTTAAAAGAATTCTTAATGAAATAGATTTATAA
- a CDS encoding TDT family transporter — protein sequence MNKYINKLENMHIGISGTCLAFITLSNSWQIKDIGYLKPIAIAIALGMLTLMIIRAVKFPKVMYKELKDPVVGTFYPTLGMVTWLVCGYFYPKFPTICSTLWIGAAIYHYAIIIFYTVIRIKEKKFSNIMPTCFIVYTGMITGSVASKGMGGIIPEIAQFMLMFGFVFYTILLPVVLYIVFKSEILDDKKLPTVGIVCSPAPLGVVGILTIDPNPNIYMLTWLIVTGLVLLVVVYGYILKLFKEGFKPTYASFTFPLAIATLAAYKLAVYFTSIGYAKLGSIFNLLGNIEIFIATYVVFFILLNFLNMFFKAINPRVGEYLEKEEELIGGTLYSHEK from the coding sequence ATGAATAAATATATAAATAAACTTGAGAACATGCACATAGGTATAAGTGGAACATGCTTAGCGTTTATAACACTTAGTAACAGTTGGCAAATTAAAGATATCGGATATCTAAAACCAATTGCTATAGCTATAGCATTAGGCATGCTTACTCTAATGATTATAAGAGCAGTTAAATTCCCAAAAGTAATGTATAAAGAATTAAAAGATCCAGTTGTAGGAACATTTTATCCAACGCTTGGGATGGTAACGTGGTTAGTTTGTGGATACTTCTATCCTAAGTTTCCAACTATATGTAGTACATTATGGATAGGGGCAGCTATTTATCATTATGCAATAATTATTTTTTATACAGTAATAAGAATTAAAGAAAAGAAATTTAGTAATATAATGCCTACTTGTTTTATAGTATATACAGGTATGATAACAGGTAGTGTTGCTAGTAAAGGTATGGGAGGTATAATACCAGAAATAGCTCAGTTCATGCTAATGTTTGGATTTGTATTCTACACAATACTTTTACCAGTAGTTCTTTATATAGTATTTAAAAGTGAGATACTAGATGATAAAAAATTACCTACTGTTGGTATAGTTTGTTCACCTGCACCACTTGGAGTAGTAGGTATATTAACAATAGATCCAAATCCTAATATATATATGTTAACTTGGTTAATAGTAACAGGATTAGTTCTTTTAGTAGTTGTATATGGATATATATTAAAATTATTTAAAGAAGGGTTTAAACCAACATATGCATCATTTACATTCCCATTAGCAATAGCTACTTTAGCAGCGTATAAGTTAGCTGTATACTTTACATCTATAGGATATGCAAAATTAGGATCAATATTTAATTTACTAGGTAATATAGAAATATTCATAGCAACATATGTAGTATTCTTTATATTATTAAACTTCTTAAATATGTTCTTTAAAGCAATAAACCCAAGAGTTGGAGAATACCTAGAGAAAGAAGAAGAGTTAATAGGTGGTACTCTTTACTCTCATGAAAAATAA
- a CDS encoding (2Fe-2S)-binding protein: protein MDKEKCCCNSHENKEVFIGEYVCYCNHVTENDIKNSIKEGAQSVEEVIKNTGAMKNSNCTVNNPKGTCCYLDIVHVFNKYNNKY from the coding sequence GTGGATAAAGAAAAGTGTTGCTGCAATTCACATGAAAATAAAGAGGTATTTATTGGAGAATACGTATGTTATTGTAATCATGTAACGGAAAATGATATAAAAAATAGTATCAAAGAAGGTGCTCAAAGTGTAGAAGAGGTTATAAAAAATACAGGAGCAATGAAAAATAGTAATTGCACTGTAAATAATCCTAAAGGAACTTGTTGTTATTTAGATATTGTTCATGTATTCAATAAATATAATAATAAGTACTGA
- a CDS encoding DUF2935 domain-containing protein, whose amino-acid sequence MINDQKYVILSLEVHLFFARIMKEHSLFLEAGFTPKNSDLANSAEHYKKEFEKLLSYAISASNGVIRPEVLKSGELITDYTLGTEQKTQNFTGIEINQNITKLEAKLRSGNNPQVSSKLINYVSELNSNAKKIIKGLINFKQTVLEGVLSCNLFTANYPLLIEHIIREAKLYLSLVEDLDNKVDIDSKGAKETELFWDQIMMEHALFIRGLLDPSENKLIETADEFADDFNELIKEAKAMTDVTIKNTIDETLSQTIELKDFKQAGTEEIASCKIKSIILPLLGDHVLREANHYIRLLESYKSM is encoded by the coding sequence ATGATAAACGATCAAAAGTATGTTATTTTATCGCTTGAGGTACATTTGTTTTTTGCAAGAATAATGAAAGAACATTCACTTTTTTTAGAGGCTGGATTTACACCCAAAAACTCCGATTTAGCAAATAGTGCAGAACATTATAAAAAAGAGTTTGAAAAATTATTATCATATGCAATAAGCGCTAGTAATGGAGTAATCAGACCTGAGGTTTTAAAATCTGGGGAATTAATTACTGATTACACACTGGGAACAGAACAAAAAACACAAAATTTCACAGGAATAGAAATAAATCAAAACATAACTAAGTTAGAGGCTAAATTGCGTAGTGGAAATAATCCACAGGTTAGTAGTAAATTAATAAATTATGTAAGTGAGCTTAATAGTAATGCAAAAAAAATTATTAAAGGTCTTATTAATTTTAAACAAACAGTATTAGAGGGAGTATTATCTTGTAATTTATTTACAGCTAATTATCCATTACTTATTGAACATATAATTCGTGAAGCAAAATTATATCTGTCGTTAGTAGAAGATCTTGATAATAAGGTTGATATTGACTCTAAAGGTGCTAAAGAAACTGAGTTATTTTGGGATCAAATTATGATGGAACATGCACTATTTATTAGAGGATTACTTGATCCTTCTGAAAATAAATTGATTGAAACAGCAGATGAATTTGCAGATGATTTTAATGAACTTATAAAAGAGGCAAAAGCAATGACCGATGTTACAATAAAAAATACTATAGATGAAACTTTAAGTCAAACTATTGAACTTAAGGATTTTAAACAAGCAGGAACAGAAGAAATTGCTAGTTGTAAAATAAAATCTATAATACTACCACTTCTTGGAGACCATGTATTAAGAGAAGCTAATCATTATATAAGGTTATTAGAAAGTTATAAGTCAATGTAA
- a CDS encoding DUF1653 domain-containing protein: protein MTYEIQEKRPYRHFKGNLYYVHSIVKHSETGEKLVSYQMLYPPYDMYVRPLKMFQEKVEEGREDNITNQVYRFELYTGK, encoded by the coding sequence ATGACTTATGAAATACAAGAGAAAAGACCATACAGACATTTTAAAGGGAACTTATATTATGTACATAGTATAGTGAAACATTCAGAAACGGGAGAGAAATTAGTATCATATCAAATGCTTTATCCTCCTTATGATATGTATGTTAGACCACTTAAAATGTTTCAAGAGAAGGTAGAAGAAGGAAGAGAAGATAATATAACTAATCAAGTTTATAGATTTGAACTATATACAGGAAAATAA
- a CDS encoding dicarboxylate/amino acid:cation symporter: MKKLFDSLIFKLILAVFLGLLIGLYSPKSFMNVIVTLKYILGQIIFFAVPLIIIGFIAPSVAKLKSNASKLLGYAITFAYISSIGAATFSAIFGYMLIPKLSIQSTTDTLRELPALIFQLDIPQIMTVMSALFLSIILGLATAWTKADLFEKLLDQFQDIVLSLVKKIVIPLLPIFIATTFATLAYEGSITNQLPVFIKVIIIVLIGHFIWLAFLYALSGFMSGKNPMEVLKHYGPAYLTAVGSMSSAATLPVSIECAKKSKVLRKDISNFSIPLFSNIHLCGSVLTEVFFVMVVSQILYGKLPDVSSMILFIVLLGIFAIGAPGVPGGTVMASLGLITSVLGFNETGTALILTIFALQDSFGTACNVTADGALTLMLTGVANKKNIKEESEEKSI; the protein is encoded by the coding sequence ATGAAAAAATTATTTGATAGCTTAATATTCAAACTCATATTAGCTGTCTTTTTAGGTCTGTTAATTGGACTTTATTCACCAAAATCTTTTATGAATGTTATAGTAACATTAAAGTATATTTTAGGTCAGATAATTTTCTTTGCAGTTCCTTTAATAATAATAGGATTTATAGCTCCATCTGTTGCAAAACTTAAAAGCAATGCTTCTAAACTCTTAGGGTATGCTATAACTTTTGCTTACATATCTTCTATCGGAGCAGCTACATTTTCTGCTATTTTCGGATATATGTTAATTCCAAAATTATCAATACAATCAACTACAGACACTTTAAGAGAATTACCAGCTCTTATATTTCAGTTAGACATTCCTCAAATTATGACGGTTATGAGTGCTTTATTTTTATCAATAATCTTAGGGCTTGCAACTGCTTGGACAAAGGCAGATTTATTTGAAAAACTACTAGATCAATTTCAAGATATAGTTCTTAGTTTGGTAAAAAAAATAGTAATTCCATTGCTTCCAATTTTTATTGCAACTACATTTGCAACATTAGCTTATGAAGGATCTATAACAAATCAATTACCAGTATTTATAAAAGTAATCATTATAGTTCTTATAGGGCATTTTATATGGCTTGCATTTTTATATGCTTTAAGTGGGTTTATGTCGGGGAAAAATCCTATGGAAGTATTAAAACACTATGGACCTGCATACTTAACAGCTGTAGGAAGTATGTCTTCAGCGGCAACTTTGCCTGTTTCAATTGAATGTGCGAAAAAATCCAAAGTTTTAAGAAAAGATATTTCAAACTTCTCAATACCATTATTTTCAAATATACATTTATGTGGATCAGTTTTAACAGAAGTATTTTTCGTTATGGTAGTTTCACAAATTCTTTATGGTAAGTTGCCAGATGTATCATCTATGATATTATTCATAGTTTTACTAGGTATATTTGCTATAGGTGCTCCAGGAGTTCCAGGCGGAACAGTTATGGCATCACTTGGATTAATAACTAGTGTATTAGGATTTAATGAGACAGGAACGGCTCTTATTTTAACCATATTTGCGCTTCAAGATAGTTTTGGAACAGCGTGTAATGTAACTGCTGATGGAGCGTTAACGCTTATGCTTACAGGCGTAGCAAATAAGAAAAATATAAAAGAAGAAAGTGAAGAAAAATCAATATAA
- the hemW gene encoding radical SAM family heme chaperone HemW yields the protein MLGLYIHVPFCAQKCYYCDFNSYKINSNQKKEYLINIEREMKFYKGEFKDKCFDTVFFGGGTPSILTVDELKELVNNINENFNIKKDAEITIECNPGTINREKLEAMKKMGINRLSIGLQTTQNYHLKSIGRIHTYEEFEKNYYDALDIGFKNINIDLMYALPNQKTQEWKDTLDKIIKLNPSHISAYSLILEEGTKLYDMYQNKEFELLDEDTDINMYNYTIDTLKRHGYNQYEISNYSKEDLECKHNIIYWKCDNYLGLGPGASGFIGDSRYSNIEDICEYNKCIMQNIRPVSEEIELTKKDKIEEFIFMGLRMNEGINIDVFKERFDTDFYDIYQEVMDKLIKRELVRFDGKNISLTQKGREISNSVFIEFLN from the coding sequence ATGTTAGGACTATATATACATGTGCCGTTTTGCGCGCAAAAATGTTATTACTGTGATTTTAACTCGTATAAAATTAATAGTAATCAAAAGAAAGAATATCTAATAAATATAGAAAGAGAAATGAAATTTTATAAAGGTGAATTTAAGGACAAGTGTTTTGATACAGTATTCTTTGGAGGAGGAACTCCAAGCATTTTAACTGTAGATGAACTGAAAGAACTTGTTAATAATATAAATGAGAATTTTAATATAAAAAAAGACGCAGAAATAACTATTGAATGTAATCCAGGAACAATAAATAGAGAAAAGCTTGAAGCTATGAAAAAAATGGGTATAAATAGATTGAGTATAGGGCTTCAAACTACTCAAAATTATCATTTAAAATCTATAGGAAGAATACATACATATGAAGAATTTGAGAAAAACTATTACGATGCATTAGATATAGGATTTAAAAATATAAATATAGATTTAATGTATGCGCTTCCAAACCAAAAAACTCAAGAATGGAAAGATACATTGGATAAAATTATAAAGTTAAATCCGTCACACATATCTGCGTATTCACTTATATTAGAAGAGGGAACGAAGTTATATGATATGTATCAAAATAAAGAATTTGAATTACTAGATGAAGATACAGATATAAATATGTATAACTATACAATCGATACTTTAAAAAGACATGGATATAACCAGTATGAAATATCTAATTATTCAAAAGAAGATTTAGAGTGTAAACATAATATTATATATTGGAAGTGTGACAACTATTTAGGGTTAGGTCCAGGAGCGTCAGGATTTATAGGGGATAGTAGATATTCAAATATAGAAGACATATGTGAATACAATAAGTGTATTATGCAAAATATAAGGCCTGTTAGTGAAGAAATAGAATTAACGAAAAAAGATAAGATAGAGGAATTTATATTTATGGGACTTAGAATGAATGAAGGCATAAATATAGATGTATTTAAAGAAAGATTTGATACAGATTTTTATGATATATATCAAGAAGTCATGGATAAGCTTATAAAAAGAGAGCTTGTTAGATTTGACGGAAAAAACATTTCTCTTACTCAAAAAGGAAGAGAAATTTCTAATAGTGTGTTCATAGAATTTTTAAATTAA
- the hrcA gene encoding heat-inducible transcriptional repressor HrcA: protein MELNERKLNILKAIVKDYIETAEAVGSRTLSKKYELGVSAATIRNEMADLEELGYLIQPHTSSGRIPSEKGYKLYVDSLMSTCELNDIEKHLIEESINQNMNYMKDLIHETSKLISRLTNYTTIAVTKNTSNIQVIKHVQLVGLDEKSMVLIIVTEKGEIKNTIISTNIQIDQSKLNLISDNLTKKLSGKNITEIDEDFLNYIKYEITENSLFIDKLIDALNFDFEESNTAISLSGATNIFNFPEFSDVVRAKTFLNMLEEKENISSMLKSKGIQKENLNIIIGSDNECEVAQDCSIITATYNIDKNVVGKISLIGPTRMDYSKVYSILNYMGLLLNKK, encoded by the coding sequence ATGGAATTAAATGAAAGAAAACTAAATATCCTTAAAGCTATTGTTAAAGATTATATAGAAACTGCAGAAGCTGTAGGGTCTAGAACTCTTTCTAAAAAGTATGAGCTAGGAGTTAGTGCAGCTACTATAAGAAATGAAATGGCTGACCTAGAAGAATTAGGATATTTGATTCAACCTCATACCTCCTCAGGGAGAATTCCTTCAGAAAAAGGATATAAGTTATATGTTGATTCTTTAATGAGTACATGTGAATTAAATGATATTGAAAAGCATTTAATAGAAGAGTCAATAAACCAAAACATGAATTATATGAAAGATTTGATACATGAAACATCTAAGTTGATATCTAGGCTAACTAATTACACAACTATAGCTGTTACTAAAAATACATCAAATATTCAAGTTATAAAACATGTTCAATTGGTTGGATTAGATGAAAAAAGTATGGTTTTAATAATAGTTACAGAAAAAGGTGAAATAAAAAATACTATTATATCAACCAATATACAGATTGATCAATCTAAACTTAATTTAATTTCTGATAATCTTACTAAGAAGCTTTCAGGAAAAAATATAACTGAAATTGATGAAGATTTTCTAAACTATATAAAATATGAAATAACAGAAAACTCTTTATTTATTGATAAGCTTATTGATGCACTAAACTTCGATTTTGAAGAAAGCAACACAGCGATATCTTTAAGCGGGGCAACTAATATATTCAATTTTCCAGAATTTAGTGATGTTGTTAGAGCTAAAACATTTCTAAATATGCTGGAAGAGAAAGAAAATATATCGAGTATGCTTAAATCTAAAGGAATACAAAAAGAAAACCTAAATATAATTATCGGAAGCGATAATGAATGTGAGGTAGCTCAAGATTGTAGTATTATAACTGCAACTTACAATATAGATAAAAATGTAGTAGGTAAAATAAGCTTGATAGGTCCAACAAGAATGGATTATTCAAAAGTATACTCTATATTAAATTACATGGGACTACTACTAAACAAAAAATAG
- the dnaK gene encoding molecular chaperone DnaK: MGKIIGIDLGTTNSCVAVLEGGEPQIIANSEGMRTTPSVVAFTKDGERIVGEPAKRQAVTNADRTIISIKTHMGTDYKVNIDGKDYSPQEISAITLQKLKSDAESYLGQPVTEAVITVPAYFTDAQRQATKDAGRIAGLDVKRIINEPTAAALAYGMDKLDQEKKILVFDLGGGTFDVSVLEIGDGTFEVLATAGNNRLGGDDFDQVIIDYLAEEFKKSEGVDLRNDKMALQRLKEAAEKAKKELSSTMSTNINLPFITATAEGPKHLNIDLSRAKFDELTASLVEKTMEPTRRALQDAGLSTSDIDDVLLVGGSTRIPAVQEAVKKFIGKEPHKGINPDECVAAGAAIQGGVLAGDVKDLLLLDVTPLSLGIETMGNVMTKIIERNTTIPTKKSQVFSTAADNQTAVDIHVLQGERSMSFDNTTLGRFQLTDIPPAPRGIPQIEVTFDIDANGIVHVTAKDLGTGKEQKVTITSGTNLSEEEIQAKVKEAEMNAEVDKQKKEKIEALNQTEATIYQMEKTLADAGDKVDANAKSEVEEEIAKLKELKAKEDVTAEELNKALEELNKKFHKIAEQMYQQTAQDQQAQGGAEEEAKQDDNVVDADFREVDDQK; this comes from the coding sequence ATGGGAAAAATAATAGGAATTGACTTAGGAACAACAAACTCTTGTGTTGCAGTATTAGAAGGTGGAGAACCTCAAATAATAGCAAATAGCGAAGGAATGAGAACTACACCATCAGTAGTTGCATTTACAAAAGATGGAGAAAGAATAGTAGGAGAGCCTGCTAAAAGACAAGCAGTTACTAATGCAGATAGAACAATAATATCTATAAAAACTCACATGGGAACTGATTACAAAGTTAATATAGATGGAAAAGATTATAGTCCACAAGAAATATCAGCTATAACATTACAAAAATTAAAATCAGATGCTGAAAGCTACTTAGGGCAACCTGTAACTGAAGCTGTTATAACAGTTCCAGCATACTTTACAGATGCTCAAAGACAAGCAACTAAAGATGCAGGTAGAATAGCAGGACTTGATGTTAAGAGAATAATAAATGAGCCAACTGCAGCTGCACTTGCTTACGGTATGGATAAATTAGATCAAGAAAAGAAAATATTAGTATTTGACTTAGGTGGAGGAACATTTGACGTATCTGTACTAGAAATAGGAGATGGAACTTTTGAAGTTTTAGCTACTGCTGGTAACAACAGATTAGGTGGAGATGACTTTGACCAAGTTATAATAGATTACTTAGCTGAAGAATTCAAAAAATCTGAAGGTGTAGATTTAAGAAATGATAAAATGGCGCTTCAAAGATTAAAAGAAGCTGCTGAAAAAGCTAAAAAAGAATTATCTTCAACAATGAGTACAAATATAAACTTACCTTTCATAACAGCTACAGCTGAAGGACCAAAACATCTTAACATAGATTTATCAAGAGCTAAGTTTGATGAGTTAACAGCAAGCTTAGTAGAAAAAACTATGGAACCAACTAGAAGAGCATTACAAGATGCTGGACTTTCAACTTCTGATATAGATGATGTATTATTAGTAGGAGGATCTACAAGAATACCAGCTGTTCAAGAAGCTGTTAAGAAATTCATAGGAAAAGAACCTCACAAAGGTATAAACCCAGATGAATGTGTTGCTGCAGGTGCTGCTATACAAGGTGGAGTTTTAGCTGGAGATGTTAAAGACTTATTACTTCTAGACGTTACTCCATTATCTTTAGGAATAGAAACTATGGGTAATGTAATGACTAAGATAATAGAAAGAAATACAACAATACCAACTAAAAAATCTCAAGTATTCTCAACTGCTGCAGATAACCAAACTGCTGTTGATATACATGTTTTACAAGGTGAAAGAAGTATGTCTTTTGACAACACTACTTTAGGTAGATTCCAATTAACTGATATACCACCAGCTCCAAGAGGAATACCTCAAATAGAAGTTACTTTTGATATAGATGCTAACGGTATAGTACACGTTACAGCTAAAGATTTAGGAACAGGAAAAGAGCAAAAGGTAACTATAACTTCAGGAACTAACTTAAGTGAAGAAGAAATACAAGCAAAAGTTAAAGAAGCTGAGATGAATGCTGAAGTAGATAAACAAAAGAAAGAAAAAATAGAAGCATTAAATCAAACTGAAGCTACTATATACCAAATGGAAAAAACTTTAGCTGATGCTGGAGATAAAGTTGATGCTAATGCTAAATCTGAAGTTGAAGAAGAAATAGCTAAATTAAAAGAATTAAAAGCTAAAGAAGACGTTACAGCTGAAGAATTAAATAAAGCTTTAGAAGAATTAAACAAAAAGTTCCACAAAATAGCTGAGCAAATGTACCAACAAACTGCTCAAGATCAACAAGCACAAGGTGGAGCTGAAGAAGAAGCTAAACAAGATGACAATGTAGTAGATGCTGATTTCAGAGAAGTAGATGATCAAAAATAG
- a CDS encoding YjjG family noncanonical pyrimidine nucleotidase, producing the protein MKQYKHLIFDLDDTLLDFQDNERNSLKVIFKKYNIPFDEKSFNQYKSINRGFWSQIEQGTIEKEEALTKRFEEFFALYGYDVKGEIVEKEYQNCLTKGHKTIPKAMETLMELKNRGYKIFAGTNGIGKTQKQRLKDSKMVYLFDDIFISEEMGVEKPNSKFFEIIFDKYDFMKKENTLMIGDSLASDIKGSNNFGIDCVWFNPLDKKSNDIKPTYEISDISELLSMLNKEASLAV; encoded by the coding sequence ATGAAACAATATAAACATTTAATATTTGACTTAGATGATACTTTGTTAGACTTTCAAGATAACGAAAGAAACTCTTTAAAGGTTATTTTTAAAAAGTATAATATTCCTTTTGATGAAAAATCATTTAATCAGTATAAGTCTATAAATAGAGGATTTTGGAGTCAGATAGAACAAGGAACTATAGAAAAAGAAGAGGCACTAACTAAAAGATTCGAAGAATTTTTTGCTTTGTATGGATATGATGTTAAAGGTGAAATAGTAGAAAAAGAATATCAAAATTGCTTAACTAAAGGACATAAAACAATTCCTAAAGCTATGGAAACTTTAATGGAATTAAAAAATAGAGGATACAAGATATTTGCAGGAACAAATGGTATAGGAAAGACTCAAAAACAAAGACTTAAAGATTCTAAAATGGTGTATTTATTTGATGATATATTTATTTCAGAAGAAATGGGAGTTGAAAAGCCAAACTCTAAGTTTTTCGAAATAATTTTTGATAAGTACGATTTTATGAAAAAAGAAAATACTCTTATGATAGGGGATAGTTTAGCTTCTGATATAAAGGGTTCTAATAATTTTGGTATTGACTGTGTATGGTTTAATCCTTTAGATAAAAAATCTAACGATATAAAGCCTACATACGAAATTTCTGATATATCTGAACTATTATCAATGTTAAATAAAGAAGCTAGTTTAGCTGTTTAA